Proteins from one Mesoplodon densirostris isolate mMesDen1 chromosome 1, mMesDen1 primary haplotype, whole genome shotgun sequence genomic window:
- the LOC132486517 gene encoding LOW QUALITY PROTEIN: splicing factor 1-like (The sequence of the model RefSeq protein was modified relative to this genomic sequence to represent the inferred CDS: inserted 3 bases in 2 codons), with protein MATRANVTPLDFPSKKRKRSRWNQDTVEQKTVIPGMPTVIPPGLTREQERAYIVQLQIEDLTRKLRTGDLGIPPNPEDRSPSPEPIYNSEGKRINTREFRTRKKLEEERHNLITEMVALNPDFKPPADYKPPATRVSDKVMIPQDEYPEINFVGLPIGPRGNTLKNIEKECNAKIMIQGKGSVKEGKVGRKDGQMLPGEDEPLHALVTANTMENVKKAVEQIRNILKQGIETPEDQNDLRKMQLRELARLNGTLQEDDNRILRPWQSSETRSITNTTVCTKCGGAGHIASDCKCQRPGDPQSAQDKARMDKEYLSLMAELGEAPVPASVGSTSGPATTPLASAPPPTAPTSNPPPPSLMSTTQSHPPWMNSGLSESQPYHGMHGGGPGGPGGGLHSFPHPLPSLTGGHGGHPMQHNPNGSPPPWMQPPPPPMNQGPHPPGRHGPPPVXYLGNTPVGSGVYRLHQGKGMMPPSPMGMMLLPPPSGQPPPPPSGPLPPWQQQQQQPLPPPPPSSSMASSSPLPWQQNTMTTTTSTGTGSIPPWQQQQVAATASPGDPQMQGNPXMVPLPPGVQPPLPPGAPPPPPPPLPGSAGMMYAQPPPPLPPMDPSNFVTMMGMGVAGMPPFRMPTAPPPPPPQN; from the exons atGGCGACCAGAGCTAACGTCACGCCGCTGGACTTTCCCAGTAAGAAGCGGAAGAGGAGCCGCTGGAACCAAGACACAGTGGAACAGAAGACGGTGATTCCAGGAATGCCTACAGTTATCCCCCCTGGACTTACTCGGGAACAAGAAAGAGCTTATATAGTGCAACTGCAGATAGAAGACCTGACTCGTAAACTGCGCACAGGAGACTTGGGCATCCCCCCTAACCCTGAGGACAGGTCCCCTTCCCCTGAGCCCATCTACAATAGCGAGGGGAAGCGGATTAACACTCGCGAGTTCCGCACCCGCAAAAAGCTTGAAGAGGAGCGGCATAACCTCATCACGGAAATGGTTGCCCTCAACCCTGATTTCAAGCCACCTGCAGATTACAAACCTCCAGCAACACGTGTGAGCGATAAAGTAATGATTCCACAAGATGAGTATCCAGAAATCAACTTTGTGGGGCTGCCGATTGGGCCCAGAGGGAACACCTTGAAGAACATAGAGAAGGAGTGTAATGCCAAGATCATGATCCAGGGGAAAGGCTCTGTGAAAGAAGGGAAAGTCGGGCGCAAAGATGGCCAGATGCTGCCAGGAGAAGATGAGCCGCTTCATGCCCTGGTTACTGCCAATACCATGGAGAATGTGAAGAAAGCAGTAGAACAGATAAGAAACATTCTGAAGCAGGGTATCGAGACTCCTGAGGACCAGAACGATCTACGGAAGATGCAGCTTCGAGAGTTGGCTCGTTTGAATGGGACCCTTCAGGAAGACGATAATAGGATCTTAAGACCCTGGCAGAGCTCGGAGACCCGCAGCATTACCAATACCACAGTGTGTACCAAGTGTGGAGGGGCTGGCCACATTGCTTCCGATTGCAAATGCCAAAGGCCTGGTGACCCCCAGTCAGCTCAGGATAAAGCGCGGATGGATAAAGAATACTTGTCCCTCATGGCCGAACTGGGGGAGGCACCTGTGCCCGCATCTGTGGGCTCCACCTCTGGGCCTGCCACCACACCCCTGGCCAGTGCGCCTCCGCCCACTGCTCCCACCAGCAATCCACCTCCACCGTCTCTCATGTCCACTACCCAGAGCCACCCACCCTGGATGAATTCTGGCCTGTCAGAGAGTCAGCCCTACCATGGCATGCACGGAGGTGGCCCTGGTGGGCCCGGAGGTGGCCTGCACAGCTTCCCACACCCATTACCCAGCCTGACGGGCGGGCACGGTGGACATCCCATGCAGCACAACCCGAATGGATCCCCTCCACCTTGGATGCAGCCGCCGCCACCACCGATGAACCAGGGCCCCCACCCACCTGGGCGCCATGGCCCTCCTCCAGT GTACCTGGGAAATACACCTGTGGGCTCTGGGGTCTATCGCCTGCATCAAGGAAAAGGTATGATGCCGCCGTCACCTATGGGCATGATGCTGCTGCCGCCTCCCAGTGGGCAgcctccaccccctccctctgGTCCTCTTCCCCCatggcagcagcagcaacagcagcctcTGCCACCCCCTCCGCCCAGCAGCAGTATGGCTTCCAGTTCCCCTTTGCCATGGCAGCAAAATACGATGACTACCACCACGAGCACTGGCACAGGGTCCATCCCGCCATGGCAACAGCAGCAGGTGGCTGCCACAGCTTCTCCAGGAGACCCTCAGATGCAAGGCAACC CTATGGTGCCCCTGCCCCCAGGGGTCCAGCCGCCTCTGCCGCCCGGGGCCCCTCCCCCTCCGCCTCCTCCGCTGCCTGGTTCCGCCGGCATGATGTatgcccagccccctcctcctctgcctcccatGGACCCTTCTAACTTTGTCACCATGATGGGCATGGGGGTGGCGGGCATGCCACCCTTCAGGATGCCTACAGCTCCCCCACCGCCTCCACCACAGAACTAG